A genomic segment from Cryptosporangium phraense encodes:
- a CDS encoding ABC transporter permease, translating to MAGPVAVVAAGGRRSRGRSVALWVGAVLVGIVVVVAVLSLFWTPYAPDDTTGGRLTGPSSAHWLGTDKLGQDLLTRLMIGARIALETGAGAVLLGALLGITAGLAAGFAQRWLDDTLAALLDILIAFPTLLLAMLVVAARGASLASAVLAIGLAMSAIVARLTRILVKRVLAQDYVTAARTSGTSWGRVVVEHVLPNIWPTLIVNLALQFGLAVLAEASLSYLGLGPPPPNASWGQLLQEAQATVLTAPLGALAPGVALVLLVVGVNLVADGLRDVADPTRRRAR from the coding sequence GTGGCCGGGCCGGTGGCGGTGGTGGCGGCCGGGGGGCGGCGGTCGCGCGGGCGGTCGGTGGCTCTGTGGGTGGGCGCGGTGCTGGTGGGCATCGTGGTCGTCGTCGCGGTGCTGTCGCTCTTCTGGACGCCCTACGCACCGGACGACACGACCGGCGGGCGGCTGACCGGGCCCTCGTCGGCGCACTGGCTGGGGACCGACAAGCTCGGGCAGGACCTGCTGACCCGGCTGATGATCGGGGCCCGGATCGCGCTGGAGACCGGCGCCGGGGCGGTGCTGCTCGGCGCGCTGCTGGGCATCACCGCCGGCCTGGCGGCCGGGTTCGCCCAGCGCTGGCTCGACGACACGCTCGCCGCGCTGCTCGACATCCTGATCGCGTTCCCGACGCTGCTGCTGGCCATGCTGGTCGTCGCCGCGCGGGGAGCGTCGCTGGCGTCGGCGGTACTGGCGATCGGGCTGGCGATGTCGGCGATCGTCGCCCGGCTGACCCGGATCCTGGTCAAGCGCGTGCTGGCCCAGGACTACGTCACGGCCGCCCGCACCTCGGGGACGTCGTGGGGCCGGGTGGTCGTCGAGCACGTGCTGCCGAACATCTGGCCGACGCTGATCGTGAACCTGGCGCTGCAGTTCGGGCTGGCCGTGCTGGCCGAGGCGTCGCTGTCGTACCTCGGGCTCGGGCCGCCGCCGCCCAACGCGTCCTGGGGACAACTGCTGCAGGAGGCCCAGGCGACCGTGCTGACCGCACCGCTGGGGGCGCTGGCGCCCGGCGTCGCGCTGGTACTGCTGGTGGTGGGCGTCAACCTGGTGGCCGACGGGCTGCGTGACGTGGCCGACCC